From Leptospira kirschneri serovar Cynopteri str. 3522 CT:
CTACGATTTTAAAACTCAGATCGTGAAAACCGTTATTGGATTCGTCCGGAAGAACCTGAGATAGAAGAACGATCTTTCCTATATCATTCTCCTTTTCGTGAAACTTGTAGTAGTCGTAGAGATAAAGAAGTTTGCGATCCACTCTCGATCTCCAATCTTTTCCCCATTCTTCTAAAAGTGCTTCGGAAAGTTCTAGAAAAACAAAACCACCTTCTACAGCAAAATCGTTAGAAGCGGGAATATTTTTAAACGGAATTCGAACCGCAGAATAAGGAAATGGTTTCAATTTCATATTCAAACGAATCTTTTTCTTATCTCGTAATACTAAAATAGGAATTTCTTTGCCTAAAGAATATCCGAATGAATCACCTGTATGTGCTAAAAAGGAAAGAACTTGTTTCCCATATAAAGGATGTTCTATATATCCTTTGGAATCTACGTTTTTACCACCAAATTCTAAAATGATATCTTCTAATTTAAGTACACCACTTGCCGATGACCCTGGAATCACATCTGCTATTAAAATTCCAGAATCGGATTTTTCCATTCCATAATATTTTTTTACGGAACCGTCCGTAATCGGACGAAAACGAAATCCTTTATAACCGAAAATATCAGGACCGGAAGTAGTTAAGAATTTTTGAATGATAAAAGAAGGAATCATTCTGCCTGAATTTTTACCGGAAGTAAATTCGTACAAAATACCTGAAACCTTTCCGTTTTCGATCACTACTTCTCCGAAACCGTTCAAACCTTCGCTGGAACTTACATCTACAACCGGAAGTTCGACCTGACCCAGAGGCATTTGATCCATGTCCATACTCAAAAGTGAAACACTTGTAGTTTGGATTGAACCCGAATTATCGAGTTGATAAACGTTTGCTTGTTTTGGAAATACTACAATCGGAGAAAATTTAAGAGGAACTAAATCCTGGAAAAAATCCTTTTTTTCTACAAGAAGAAGTGCCAAGTTAGATTCCGGGTCAGTACGAAACACGGTCGCTTTTATTTCGGAATAGGAAGAATATTTTTTTACTTCTATTAAAGTTGCATTCGGCAAAAGAGAGTAGGGAATCAGGATTTGATTTTCCTCCGTAACGATTCCTACTCCTCTGCGAACCCTAGGATTTTTTTTCTTCCAAGGTTGATGATACTCCGGTTCTTGAAATGTAACTTTAATTTGAACGATACTTCTATGATATGTTTCCTGAACGGATAAAATCGAATTTTCTTTGGCGGATAGAAATTCTTTTTTTTTATCTGAACCAATTTCCTTCGTTTTAGAAGGATTTTTTTTAATGAGAATAAAATCAGATTCTTTTTTTGAAGAAGTTTCCGCCAAAATTCCGAAAGAAAAACAAACTAATATCGTTATGATCCAGATTCGTAACATTATAATTTCCTTAACTATTCGAGACCGTAAATTTTACGGATTTTTTCGTCCGCTTTTTCCGCTTCTTCACGATTTAGAATTAGAGGAACTTGAATATCTAAAAATTTCAAACGTAGATATTTGTCTTTGGATTCTTTTAGAATTTTTTTCAGATCTTTTAACTCTCCGACGGGTATTCCATTCACGGATTCTAAAATCATATTTACAAAATAATCTGAGGAAGAATTTACCGGATGAGAAAGTTTTCTATATAAAACCACGTCCGTTTTTTTAGTTCGATTGAGTCCATCTTCTATAAAATAAAAAAATCTATATAATAACTGACTTCCTCCAGAAGTGTTTCCGCTTCGAC
This genomic window contains:
- a CDS encoding PDZ domain-containing protein, giving the protein MLRIWIITILVCFSFGILAETSSKKESDFILIKKNPSKTKEIGSDKKKEFLSAKENSILSVQETYHRSIVQIKVTFQEPEYHQPWKKKNPRVRRGVGIVTEENQILIPYSLLPNATLIEVKKYSSYSEIKATVFRTDPESNLALLLVEKKDFFQDLVPLKFSPIVVFPKQANVYQLDNSGSIQTTSVSLLSMDMDQMPLGQVELPVVDVSSSEGLNGFGEVVIENGKVSGILYEFTSGKNSGRMIPSFIIQKFLTTSGPDIFGYKGFRFRPITDGSVKKYYGMEKSDSGILIADVIPGSSASGVLKLEDIILEFGGKNVDSKGYIEHPLYGKQVLSFLAHTGDSFGYSLGKEIPILVLRDKKKIRLNMKLKPFPYSAVRIPFKNIPASNDFAVEGGFVFLELSEALLEEWGKDWRSRVDRKLLYLYDYYKFHEKENDIGKIVLLSQVLPDESNNGFHDLSFKIVEKIDGQNVKSVQDLRQSIKHGKSEYALISLDDGTEIALNRKKLPEINERIYKSYKIRFSENGD